The following coding sequences lie in one Myxococcus xanthus genomic window:
- a CDS encoding peptidylprolyl isomerase, translating into MDGLNPRKVASLLFIIGIAVVFTLQFGPGSTGFGATGGATAPGSVASVNGKEIPLRDFAAAWAQQMSFLRSQGSPVPESLARQFGMHNQVLDRLVNTELLAQAAERHGINPSDEELRKLIHQNADFQKDGQFDFERYQQVLRDFYRKTPQDFELELRRQLAAQKMMGVVRANAVVSDDEVRARFEKEGNQAKVVFARFLPAMYADKVPNPTAAQLAEWKKAHEKEIKEYFEANRFVYQQPERIRARQVLVKLPPEATADQKKAALEKAQALRKEIEGGKDFAQVARDSSEDPGSKTRGGDLGWVERGSWEPALADAAFALKQGEVTQPVETKFGVHLVKVDEKQAAQDKKLEDVQDEIATTLYKQDRAKQQARAEAEKALASVKSGQGLKTLFPPEKEQPALLRFETETRPEAVETDSFTAEGEAVPHLGPAPELVKAAFAVSAPQPLDSVFPMGEGFVVAQVVERQKPDAEGFEKRKEELRTQARQAKQIELTESFLKALREQGSVVTNTAAIDSVVGTG; encoded by the coding sequence ATGGACGGTCTGAATCCCCGGAAGGTTGCCTCGCTCCTGTTCATCATCGGCATCGCGGTGGTGTTCACGCTCCAGTTCGGCCCGGGCAGTACTGGCTTCGGCGCCACGGGTGGGGCGACGGCGCCCGGTTCGGTGGCCTCGGTGAACGGCAAGGAAATCCCGCTGCGTGACTTCGCGGCGGCCTGGGCCCAGCAGATGAGCTTCCTGCGCTCCCAGGGCAGCCCGGTGCCCGAGTCGCTCGCCCGCCAGTTCGGCATGCACAACCAGGTGCTCGACCGGTTGGTGAACACGGAGCTGCTGGCCCAGGCGGCCGAGCGCCACGGCATCAACCCGTCCGACGAAGAGCTGCGCAAGCTCATCCACCAGAACGCGGACTTCCAGAAGGATGGCCAGTTCGACTTCGAGCGCTACCAGCAGGTGCTGCGCGACTTCTACCGGAAGACCCCGCAGGACTTCGAGTTGGAGCTGCGCCGGCAGCTGGCGGCCCAGAAGATGATGGGCGTGGTGCGCGCCAACGCGGTGGTGTCGGACGACGAGGTCCGCGCCCGCTTCGAGAAGGAAGGCAACCAGGCGAAGGTCGTCTTCGCGCGCTTCCTGCCGGCCATGTACGCCGACAAGGTCCCCAACCCCACGGCGGCGCAGCTGGCCGAGTGGAAGAAGGCGCACGAGAAGGAGATCAAGGAGTACTTCGAGGCCAACCGCTTCGTGTACCAGCAGCCGGAGCGCATCCGTGCGCGGCAGGTGCTGGTGAAGCTGCCCCCGGAGGCCACCGCCGACCAGAAGAAGGCGGCCCTGGAGAAGGCGCAGGCGCTGCGCAAGGAAATCGAGGGCGGCAAGGACTTCGCCCAGGTGGCGCGTGACAGCAGCGAGGACCCGGGCAGCAAGACGCGCGGTGGCGACCTGGGCTGGGTGGAGCGCGGCAGCTGGGAGCCGGCGCTGGCGGACGCGGCCTTCGCGCTGAAGCAGGGCGAGGTGACGCAGCCGGTGGAGACGAAGTTCGGCGTGCACCTGGTGAAGGTGGATGAGAAGCAAGCCGCCCAGGACAAGAAGCTCGAGGACGTCCAGGACGAGATTGCCACCACGCTCTACAAGCAGGACCGCGCCAAGCAGCAGGCCCGCGCCGAGGCGGAGAAGGCGCTGGCCTCCGTCAAGTCGGGCCAGGGCCTGAAGACGCTCTTCCCGCCGGAGAAGGAGCAGCCCGCGCTGCTGCGCTTCGAGACGGAGACGCGCCCGGAGGCCGTGGAGACGGACAGCTTCACCGCCGAGGGTGAGGCGGTGCCGCACCTGGGCCCCGCGCCCGAACTGGTGAAGGCGGCCTTCGCCGTCAGCGCCCCGCAGCCGCTCGACAGCGTGTTCCCCATGGGTGAGGGCTTCGTGGTGGCGCAGGTGGTGGAGCGCCAGAAGCCGGACGCCGAGGGCTTCGAGAAGCGCAAGGAGGAGCTGCGCACCCAGGCCCGTCAGGCCAAGCAGATTGAACTGACGGAGTCCTTCCTCAAGGCGCTGCGTGAGCAGGGCTCGGTGGTGACGAACACCGCTGCCATCGACTCCGTGGTGGGCACCGGGTGA
- the mreC gene encoding rod shape-determining protein MreC, which translates to MWSLLKRYYRPLIVGFLLLSPLVAFLLGGRKGREPNFVDRAIIAVASPVQQGLTSVIEGGVAGVQNYLDLRGVRQENDALRLENLQLRAAVQSLGESRMENERLRKLLNYAEAEPGPEIPARVVGVNPVAKLLSVRISSGEQQGVFRGMSVVTPDGIVGQVIRATGGYADVALVTDPQSRVAVRVQRSRARGTAAGTGGGPLKLENMLRTEDVEDGDLIITAGTDGIYPPGVVVGRVTNLEKKEHGMFQGADIVPAVDTSKLEEVLVVGSPYSAMAPGSTAEGASK; encoded by the coding sequence GTGTGGTCGCTCCTGAAGCGGTACTACCGCCCCCTCATCGTGGGCTTTCTGCTCCTTTCGCCGCTCGTGGCCTTCCTGCTCGGTGGCCGGAAGGGCAGGGAACCCAACTTCGTCGACCGGGCGATCATCGCCGTGGCGTCCCCCGTGCAACAGGGGCTGACGTCCGTCATTGAGGGCGGGGTGGCTGGGGTCCAGAACTACCTGGACCTCCGGGGCGTGCGGCAGGAGAATGACGCGTTGCGGCTGGAGAACCTCCAGCTGCGCGCGGCGGTGCAGTCCCTGGGGGAGTCGCGGATGGAGAACGAGCGGCTGCGCAAGCTGCTCAACTACGCGGAGGCCGAGCCCGGGCCGGAAATCCCCGCGCGGGTGGTGGGCGTCAATCCGGTGGCGAAGCTGCTGTCGGTCCGCATCAGCAGTGGTGAGCAGCAGGGCGTGTTTCGCGGCATGTCCGTGGTGACGCCGGACGGAATCGTGGGACAGGTCATCCGGGCGACGGGCGGGTATGCGGATGTGGCGCTGGTGACGGACCCGCAGAGCCGGGTGGCGGTGCGTGTGCAGCGCTCGCGGGCCCGGGGCACGGCGGCGGGAACGGGAGGCGGGCCCCTGAAGTTGGAGAACATGCTGCGCACCGAGGATGTCGAGGACGGTGACCTCATCATCACCGCGGGCACGGACGGCATCTATCCTCCCGGCGTGGTAGTGGGACGCGTGACGAACCTGGAGAAGAAGGAGCACGGCATGTTCCAGGGCGCGGACATCGTTCCGGCGGTGGATACGAGCAAGCTGGAAGAGGTGTTGGTGGTGGGCAGCCCCTACAGCGCCATGGCGCCGGGCAGCACCGCGGAGGGCGCGTCGAAATGA
- the mrdA gene encoding penicillin-binding protein 2: protein MTPPTLGNTTPGRELKRRFLWLGLAMVAGLGLISIQLYRLQITRGEEYAAKSVANFVKEVRLRADRGVIKDARGTILVDSRPSFDAFITPAFCTDCYEQVIPRLAELLQWDPDQRKKVEDMVRMGRRNAPFQPVPVRVDLSRDEYDRLAARRDILDGVEVAPVPHRHYRTNSVLSHVLGYMNEITQEELERLNGDGARYALGDYIGRRGLERYFEQRLRGTDGVRKEVVNARGQTIEELNDKLGDNAVVSPRPGSNLVLSLDMRLQEEAERAFPGVTGAVVAIDVNTGFIRALVSRPGFDPNLLTGRVTPAQMALLSRDPLDPMINRVAAEHYSPGSTFKVVTALAAFKSGAFRPETVVNCPGGYRLGARTWRCHRDAGHGLVDGFTAMKSSCDTWYYKVADTIGLDPIGEMGKALGLGSPTGVNVVAEVPGIMPTSAYHDKASPGGYTKGMALNSSIGQGDNNVTPLQLALVYAAIANGGTLYKPQMVNRLEDLDGQTIESFQPEVVRKVDLPPAHLKAVVESLVMVAHEPGGTAYRARMNHMRDKDILVASKTGTAQVARLGAIRLRTHQMSYFERDHAWYAGFAPADKPELVIVVLNEHGGHGGSDAAPTAMAVFQKYFDLKKLDATAPPPRPNQPYTPSSVTRAPSADEAALTRRVRPPARLPGDEEDRTRATAD, encoded by the coding sequence GTGACGCCACCCACCTTGGGCAACACGACGCCGGGGCGCGAGCTCAAGCGGCGCTTCCTGTGGCTGGGCCTGGCCATGGTGGCGGGCCTGGGGCTGATTTCCATCCAGCTCTACCGGCTGCAAATCACCCGGGGCGAGGAGTACGCCGCCAAGAGCGTGGCCAACTTCGTCAAGGAGGTGCGGCTGCGCGCCGACCGCGGCGTCATCAAGGACGCGCGAGGCACCATCCTGGTGGACAGCCGTCCGTCCTTCGACGCCTTCATCACCCCGGCCTTCTGCACCGACTGCTACGAGCAGGTCATCCCCCGCCTGGCGGAGCTGCTCCAGTGGGACCCGGACCAGCGCAAGAAGGTGGAGGACATGGTGCGCATGGGGCGGCGCAACGCCCCCTTCCAGCCGGTGCCGGTGCGCGTGGACCTGTCGCGCGACGAGTACGACCGGCTGGCCGCGCGCCGCGACATCCTGGACGGCGTGGAGGTGGCGCCCGTGCCGCACCGGCACTACCGCACCAACTCCGTGCTGTCGCACGTGCTGGGCTACATGAATGAAATCACCCAGGAGGAGCTGGAGCGCCTCAATGGCGACGGCGCCCGCTATGCCCTGGGGGACTACATTGGCCGGCGCGGGCTGGAGCGCTACTTCGAGCAGCGGCTGCGTGGCACCGACGGTGTGCGCAAGGAAGTGGTGAACGCGCGCGGGCAGACCATTGAAGAGCTGAACGACAAGCTGGGCGACAACGCCGTGGTGTCGCCGCGTCCGGGCAGCAACCTGGTGCTGTCCCTCGACATGCGGCTGCAGGAGGAGGCGGAGCGGGCCTTCCCCGGCGTGACGGGCGCGGTGGTCGCCATTGACGTCAACACGGGCTTCATCCGCGCGCTGGTGTCGCGCCCGGGCTTCGACCCCAACCTGCTCACCGGCCGCGTGACGCCCGCGCAGATGGCGCTCCTGTCGAGAGATCCGCTGGACCCGATGATCAACCGCGTGGCCGCCGAGCACTACAGCCCGGGCTCCACCTTCAAGGTCGTCACCGCGCTGGCCGCGTTCAAGTCCGGCGCCTTCCGCCCGGAGACGGTGGTGAACTGCCCCGGTGGTTACCGCCTGGGCGCGCGCACCTGGCGTTGCCACAGGGACGCCGGACACGGGCTCGTGGATGGCTTCACGGCGATGAAGTCGTCGTGCGACACCTGGTACTACAAGGTGGCGGACACCATCGGCCTGGACCCCATTGGAGAGATGGGCAAGGCCCTGGGCCTGGGCAGCCCCACGGGCGTCAACGTGGTGGCCGAGGTCCCGGGCATCATGCCGACCAGCGCCTACCACGACAAGGCGTCGCCCGGCGGCTACACCAAGGGCATGGCGCTCAACAGCTCCATTGGCCAGGGCGACAACAACGTCACGCCGCTCCAGTTGGCGCTGGTGTACGCGGCCATCGCCAACGGCGGCACGCTCTACAAGCCGCAGATGGTGAACCGTCTGGAGGACCTGGACGGGCAGACCATCGAGTCGTTCCAGCCGGAGGTGGTGCGCAAGGTGGACCTGCCGCCCGCGCACCTCAAGGCGGTGGTGGAGAGCCTGGTGATGGTGGCACACGAGCCGGGCGGTACCGCCTATCGCGCGCGCATGAATCACATGCGGGACAAGGACATCCTGGTGGCGTCCAAGACGGGCACCGCGCAGGTGGCCCGCCTGGGGGCAATCCGCCTGCGGACGCACCAGATGAGCTACTTCGAGCGCGACCACGCCTGGTACGCGGGCTTCGCGCCGGCGGACAAGCCGGAGCTGGTCATCGTCGTGCTCAACGAGCACGGCGGCCACGGCGGTTCGGACGCGGCGCCCACCGCGATGGCGGTGTTCCAGAAGTACTTCGATTTGAAGAAGCTGGACGCCACGGCTCCGCCGCCGCGTCCCAATCAGCCCTACACGCCGTCCTCCGTGACGCGCGCGCCCTCAGCCGACGAGGCGGCGCTGACGCGAAGGGTACGGCCACCGGCCCGGCTTCCGGGCGATGAAGAGGACCGCACGCGTGCAACTGCGGATTGA
- the rodA gene encoding rod shape-determining protein RodA — MVPHIPWGLIFSVLAVCGLGIWNLASASRPPHSPVWGSQMGYLGISMVAVLVVCLVDYRWIQRMALPIYAGNILLLIALRFFGHTAKGAESWFVIGPFRMQPAEFMKIGVVLMLAKVYHDDFQPNAPSYSLTRLWKPVLVVFVPFALVLVQPDLGTALMIGLSSLTIILFGKVRWYLVATLVAGVFAAGIVIWNDYIRDVPEPRPTIVRHHLKKHQSQRISGWLDPEADLRGSGYHAAQSKIAVGSGGVSGKGWREGTQTGLRFLPEQHTDFIFSVWAEEHGFVMCIVLLVLYGAIFIFGLGVGFNARDRFGAFVAVGVVAMLFWQVFENIGMVIGLLPVTGITLPLMSYGGSSLLSVMLSIGLLVNISMRRHMF, encoded by the coding sequence ATGGTGCCCCACATCCCCTGGGGCCTCATCTTCTCCGTGCTGGCGGTGTGCGGGCTGGGCATCTGGAACCTCGCCTCGGCGTCACGGCCGCCGCACTCGCCCGTCTGGGGCTCGCAGATGGGCTACCTGGGCATCAGCATGGTCGCCGTGCTGGTGGTGTGCCTGGTGGACTACCGGTGGATTCAGCGCATGGCGCTGCCCATCTATGCGGGCAACATCCTGCTGCTCATCGCGCTGCGCTTCTTCGGCCACACGGCCAAGGGCGCGGAGAGCTGGTTCGTCATCGGCCCGTTCCGCATGCAGCCCGCGGAGTTCATGAAGATTGGCGTCGTGCTGATGCTGGCCAAGGTCTACCACGACGACTTCCAGCCCAATGCGCCCTCCTACAGCCTGACGCGGCTGTGGAAGCCGGTGCTCGTCGTCTTCGTGCCCTTCGCGCTCGTGCTGGTTCAGCCGGACCTGGGCACCGCGCTGATGATTGGCCTGTCGTCGCTCACCATCATCCTCTTCGGGAAGGTGCGCTGGTATCTGGTGGCCACGCTGGTGGCGGGCGTGTTCGCCGCGGGCATCGTCATCTGGAACGACTACATCCGCGACGTGCCGGAGCCTCGGCCCACCATCGTCCGGCACCACCTGAAGAAGCACCAGAGCCAGCGCATCTCCGGCTGGCTGGACCCCGAGGCGGACCTGCGCGGCAGCGGCTATCACGCGGCGCAGTCGAAAATCGCGGTGGGCAGCGGCGGCGTGTCCGGCAAGGGCTGGCGCGAGGGCACCCAGACGGGCCTGCGCTTCCTGCCCGAGCAGCACACCGACTTCATCTTCTCCGTGTGGGCGGAGGAGCATGGCTTCGTCATGTGCATCGTCCTGCTCGTGCTCTATGGCGCCATCTTCATCTTCGGCCTGGGCGTGGGGTTCAACGCGCGCGACAGGTTCGGCGCCTTCGTCGCGGTGGGCGTCGTGGCGATGCTCTTCTGGCAGGTGTTCGAGAACATCGGCATGGTGATTGGCCTGCTGCCGGTGACGGGAATCACCCTGCCGTTGATGAGTTATGGCGGCTCATCCCTGCTTTCCGTGATGCTCAGCATCGGCTTGCTGGTGAACATCAGCATGCGCCGTCACATGTTCTGA
- a CDS encoding PilZ domain-containing protein, translating to MQRKGGQKAVGSTRVEAPVRAPARAPAQAAAPVKEVRPAVVPARPGGNVAAVSPEPRPTFSPLIEMNQGEAEHRHFPRAQLATRFEVWVDDEAGERRFEASLVSVNVSVSGAFLESTFYLPLGTVLGVSFALEPGAAPVQARAEIVREERGNGPEGRSGFGVRFLDFSGQTEVALARLFVGMRLRAFAEDYLKSQRARSLPNEVERVVDVLAAWELLKATSSVSDPWQG from the coding sequence ATGCAGAGGAAGGGTGGCCAGAAGGCAGTCGGGAGCACGCGGGTGGAGGCGCCGGTGCGAGCGCCCGCGCGAGCGCCAGCGCAGGCCGCGGCGCCGGTGAAGGAGGTCCGCCCCGCGGTGGTTCCGGCGCGTCCTGGTGGCAACGTGGCGGCGGTGAGCCCCGAGCCGAGGCCGACCTTCTCGCCGTTGATTGAGATGAATCAGGGCGAGGCGGAGCACCGTCACTTTCCCCGCGCCCAGCTCGCCACGCGCTTCGAGGTGTGGGTGGATGACGAGGCGGGCGAGCGTCGCTTCGAGGCGAGCCTCGTGTCCGTCAACGTCAGCGTCAGCGGGGCGTTCCTGGAGAGCACCTTCTATCTGCCGCTGGGCACCGTGCTGGGCGTGAGCTTCGCGCTGGAGCCGGGCGCCGCGCCCGTGCAGGCGCGCGCGGAAATCGTGCGGGAGGAGCGGGGGAACGGGCCGGAGGGCCGCAGCGGCTTTGGCGTGCGCTTCCTCGACTTCAGCGGTCAGACAGAGGTGGCACTGGCGCGGCTCTTCGTGGGGATGCGGCTGCGGGCCTTCGCGGAGGACTATCTCAAGTCCCAGCGGGCTCGCTCCCTGCCCAACGAGGTGGAGCGGGTGGTGGACGTGCTGGCGGCCTGGGAGCTGCTCAAGGCGACGTCGTCCGTTTCCGACCCTTGGCAGGGCTGA
- a CDS encoding polyphosphate kinase 2 family protein gives MTLAAVDPSVSAGEHAKYEKTLKTLQERVFELQIQNYLAGRKAVIVFEGWDASGKGGAIRRLTTLMDPRGYKVWPISSPSEDERRHHYLWRFWRKTPGAGEVCMFDRSWYGRVLVERVEGFAKPAEWRRAYDEINAFEHMLTADGVRMVKFFIHIDKKTQLQRFREREADPAKRYKLGPEDWRNRAKWKKYEAAIQEMLDRTHRPDAPWHVVPGNDKRYSRLEVLRRCVELLG, from the coding sequence GTGACACTCGCAGCGGTCGACCCGTCTGTCTCGGCGGGTGAACACGCGAAATATGAGAAGACGCTCAAAACGCTCCAGGAGCGCGTCTTCGAGCTGCAGATCCAGAACTACCTGGCGGGGCGGAAGGCCGTCATCGTCTTCGAGGGCTGGGACGCCTCCGGCAAGGGCGGCGCCATTCGCAGGCTCACCACGCTGATGGACCCGCGCGGTTACAAGGTCTGGCCCATCTCCTCGCCGTCAGAGGACGAGCGCAGACACCATTACCTGTGGCGCTTCTGGCGCAAGACGCCGGGCGCGGGCGAGGTCTGCATGTTCGACCGGAGCTGGTACGGCCGGGTGCTGGTGGAGCGGGTAGAGGGCTTCGCGAAGCCGGCGGAATGGCGGCGCGCCTACGATGAAATCAATGCTTTTGAACACATGCTCACCGCGGACGGTGTGCGGATGGTGAAGTTCTTCATCCACATCGACAAGAAGACGCAGCTGCAGCGGTTTCGCGAGCGCGAGGCGGACCCGGCCAAGCGCTACAAGCTGGGGCCCGAGGACTGGCGGAACCGGGCGAAGTGGAAGAAGTACGAAGCGGCCATCCAGGAGATGCTGGACCGCACGCACCGCCCCGACGCGCCGTGGCACGTGGTGCCAGGGAACGACAAGCGCTACTCGCGGCTGGAGGTGCTCCGCCGCTGCGTGGAGTTGCTGGGCTGA
- the trxA gene encoding thioredoxin: MAGADVTNIGDGDFKQQVLDSQEPVLVDFWATWCAPCRAIAPSIEALASQYKGQVKFAKLNIDENQDTPQEYGIRSIPTLLLFKGGRVVEQIVGAVPKARIEEAVKKALT; the protein is encoded by the coding sequence ATGGCAGGCGCGGACGTGACGAACATCGGGGATGGCGACTTCAAGCAGCAGGTCCTGGACTCCCAGGAGCCCGTGCTGGTGGATTTCTGGGCGACGTGGTGCGCGCCGTGCCGCGCCATCGCGCCCTCCATCGAAGCGCTGGCCTCGCAGTACAAGGGGCAGGTGAAGTTCGCCAAGCTCAACATCGATGAGAACCAGGACACGCCGCAGGAGTACGGCATCCGCTCCATCCCCACCCTGCTCCTGTTCAAGGGCGGCCGCGTGGTGGAGCAGATTGTCGGCGCGGTGCCCAAGGCCCGCATCGAAGAGGCGGTGAAGAAGGCCCTGACGTAG